A part of Lacibacter sp. H407 genomic DNA contains:
- a CDS encoding SUKH-3 domain-containing protein — protein MIKEVKNILINAGWSELRRISKNIVVDQLTFEGYPVLDNVVETMQNLGGLVIKFSNKRNGLKDDDINFDFDHATGLEVPDRIFNNYMPRVKKQLVLIGTAYRDHFVLMMADDNSIYGGYDDYLCKIGNTPTDAIENIILDKDFDEIP, from the coding sequence CTGAGTTAAGGCGAATAAGTAAGAATATAGTTGTGGATCAATTAACTTTCGAGGGCTATCCTGTGTTGGATAACGTTGTAGAGACAATGCAAAATCTTGGAGGCTTAGTCATAAAATTTTCGAACAAGCGAAATGGCTTAAAAGACGACGATATAAATTTTGATTTCGACCATGCCACAGGCCTTGAAGTACCAGATAGAATCTTTAATAATTATATGCCTAGAGTAAAAAAGCAACTAGTTTTAATTGGCACAGCATATCGTGATCATTTTGTTTTAATGATGGCTGATGACAACAGTATTTATGGTGGGTATGATGATTATCTGTGTAAAATAGGTAATACTCCTACGGATGCTATCGAAAACATTATTCTTGACAAGGATTTTGATGAAATCCCATAG